A single window of Drosophila suzukii chromosome 3, CBGP_Dsuzu_IsoJpt1.0, whole genome shotgun sequence DNA harbors:
- the Trl gene encoding transcription activator GAGA isoform X4 has translation MSLPMNSLYSLTWGDYGTSLVSAIQLLRCHGDLVDCTLAAGGRSFPAHKIVLCAASPFLLDLLKNTPCKHPVVMLAGVNANDLEALLEFVYRGEVSVDHAQLPSLLQAAQCLNIQGLAPQTVTKDDYTTHSIQLQHMIPQHHDQDQLIATIATAPQQTVHAQVVEDIHHQGQILQATTQTNAAGQQQTIVTTDAAKHDQAVIQAFLPARKRKPRMNKKSPTAPKISKVEGMDTIMGTPTSSHGSGSVQQVLGENGAEGQLLSSTPIIKSEGQKVETIVTMDPNNMIPVTSANAATGEITTAQGATGSSGVNTSGGSSTPKAKRAKHPPGAEKPRSRSQSEQPATCPICYAVIRQSRNLRRHLELRHFAKPGVKKEKKTTSGKKSSSGSSASGSGGALSSSGSVPQVQTVQSLHTLQGVQVKKDPDAQQQQQQQQQQQAMAVSGSAGGQVQQQQVQQVQQQVQQQQQQLQHHQIIDSSGNITTATTSAQAAAAAQQQAASQQQQLVAQSADGSESGAPLSIAQVQTLQGHQIIGNLNQGNNKNILVKKVFILKGGNNT, from the exons ATGTCGCTGCCAATGAATTCGCTGTATTCGCTCACCTGGGGCGATTACGGCACCAGCCTCGTATCGGCCATCCAATTGTTGCGCTGCCATGGCGACCTCGTCGATTGCACGCTGGCCGCCGGCGGGCGGAGTTTTCCCGCCCACAAGATAGTCCTATGCGCCGCCTCCCCCTTTCTGCTGGACTTGCTAAAG AATACACCATGCAAGCATCCAGTGGTAATGTTGGCCGGCGTAAATGCGAACGATCTGGAGGCGTTGCTGGAGTTTGTGTACCGGGGCGAGGTGAGCGTGGATCACGCCCAGCTGCCATCGCTGCTGCAGGCTGCCCAGTGCCTAAACATCCAGGGACTGGCCCCGCAGACAGTGACCAAGGACGACTACACCACCCATTCGATTCAGCTGCAACACATGATTCCGCAACATCACGACCAGGACCAACTGATAGCCACGATCGCCACGGCCCCACAGCAAACGGTTCATGCCCAGGTGGTGGAGGACATCCATCACCAGGGCCAGATCCTCCAGGCAACGACCCAGACCAACGCAGCAGGACAACAGCAAACCATTGTGACCACGGACGCGGCTAAACATGACCAGGCAGTGATTCAGGCATTCCTCCCGGCACGCAAGCGCAAACCGCGCATGAATAAAAAGTCAC CAACGGCACCGAAAATAAGCAAAGTTGAAGGAATGGACACGATTATGGGCACACCGACCTCGTCGCACGGTTCGGGATCAGTGCAACAGGTGCTCGGCGAAAATGGAGCCGAGGGCCAGCTGCTTTCATCCACGCCGATCATCAAGAGCGAAGGACAAAAGGTAGAGACAATTGTGACCATGGACCCCAACAACATGATACCGGTAACGTCGGCAAATGCGGCAACTGGCGAGATAACAACGGCACAAGGAGCAACTGGATCATCCGGCGTCAATACGAGTGGCGGTTCATCCACGCCAAAGGCTAAACGCGCTAAACATCCGCCCGGAGCAGAAA AACCCCGTTCGCGGTCGCAATCGGAACAACCTGCTACTTGCCCAATATGCTATGCTGTCATTCGTCAATCGCGGAACTTGCGGCGCCATCTTGAGCTGCGGCACTTTGCCAAGCCGGGCGTGAAGAAGGAGAAGAAAA CAACCAGTGGCAAAAAGTCGAGTAGCGGATCCAGCGCTTCGGGATCGGGAGGAGCACTCAGCTCCAGCGGCAGTGTGCCACAAGTGCAGACGGTGCAATCCTTGCACACGTTGCAGGGTGTGCAGGTCAAAAAGGATCCCGAtgcccagcagcaacagcaacaacaacagcagcagcaggcaaTGGCAGTGAGTGGTTCTGCGGGCGGACAAGTGCAACAACAGCAGGTGCAGCAAGTGCAACAGCAagtccagcagcagcaacagcagctgcAACATCACCAAATCATTGACTCCTCGGGCAACATTACAACGGCAACGACGAGCGCTCAGGCGGCGGCTGCCGCTCAGCAACAGGCGGCCAgtcagcagcaacaactgGTGGCTCAATCCGCCGATGGCAGCGAGAGTGGAGCACCGCTTTCGATTGCCCAGGTGCAGACGCTGCAGGGCCATCAGATCATAGGCAATTTAAATCAG ggcaacaacaagaacatTTTGGTAAAGAAGGTTTTCATTTTGAAAGGCGGTAATAATACGTAA
- the Trl gene encoding transcription activator GAGA isoform X3, with the protein MSLPMNSLYSLTWGDYGTSLVSAIQLLRCHGDLVDCTLAAGGRSFPAHKIVLCAASPFLLDLLKNTPCKHPVVMLAGVNANDLEALLEFVYRGEVSVDHAQLPSLLQAAQCLNIQGLAPQTVTKDDYTTHSIQLQHMIPQHHDQDQLIATIATAPQQTVHAQVVEDIHHQGQILQATTQTNAAGQQQTIVTTDAAKHDQAVIQAFLPARKRKPRMNKKSPTAPKISKVEGMDTIMGTPTSSHGSGSVQQVLGENGAEGQLLSSTPIIKSEGQKVETIVTMDPNNMIPVTSANAATGEITTAQGATGSSGVNTSGGSSTPKAKRAKHPPGAEKPRSRSQSEQPATCPICYAVIRQSRNLRRHLELRHFAKPGVKKEKKTTSGKKSSSGSSASGSGGALSSSGSVPQVQTVQSLHTLQGVQVKKDPDAQQQQQQQQQQQAMAVSGSAGGQVQQQQVQQVQQQVQQQQQQLQHHQIIDSSGNITTATTSAQAAAAAQQQAASQQQQLVAQSADGSESGAPLSIAQVQTLQGHQIIGNLNQVNMTDFQQQQQQQQQQQQQQQQQQQQQQQTQPQQTL; encoded by the exons ATGTCGCTGCCAATGAATTCGCTGTATTCGCTCACCTGGGGCGATTACGGCACCAGCCTCGTATCGGCCATCCAATTGTTGCGCTGCCATGGCGACCTCGTCGATTGCACGCTGGCCGCCGGCGGGCGGAGTTTTCCCGCCCACAAGATAGTCCTATGCGCCGCCTCCCCCTTTCTGCTGGACTTGCTAAAG AATACACCATGCAAGCATCCAGTGGTAATGTTGGCCGGCGTAAATGCGAACGATCTGGAGGCGTTGCTGGAGTTTGTGTACCGGGGCGAGGTGAGCGTGGATCACGCCCAGCTGCCATCGCTGCTGCAGGCTGCCCAGTGCCTAAACATCCAGGGACTGGCCCCGCAGACAGTGACCAAGGACGACTACACCACCCATTCGATTCAGCTGCAACACATGATTCCGCAACATCACGACCAGGACCAACTGATAGCCACGATCGCCACGGCCCCACAGCAAACGGTTCATGCCCAGGTGGTGGAGGACATCCATCACCAGGGCCAGATCCTCCAGGCAACGACCCAGACCAACGCAGCAGGACAACAGCAAACCATTGTGACCACGGACGCGGCTAAACATGACCAGGCAGTGATTCAGGCATTCCTCCCGGCACGCAAGCGCAAACCGCGCATGAATAAAAAGTCAC CAACGGCACCGAAAATAAGCAAAGTTGAAGGAATGGACACGATTATGGGCACACCGACCTCGTCGCACGGTTCGGGATCAGTGCAACAGGTGCTCGGCGAAAATGGAGCCGAGGGCCAGCTGCTTTCATCCACGCCGATCATCAAGAGCGAAGGACAAAAGGTAGAGACAATTGTGACCATGGACCCCAACAACATGATACCGGTAACGTCGGCAAATGCGGCAACTGGCGAGATAACAACGGCACAAGGAGCAACTGGATCATCCGGCGTCAATACGAGTGGCGGTTCATCCACGCCAAAGGCTAAACGCGCTAAACATCCGCCCGGAGCAGAAA AACCCCGTTCGCGGTCGCAATCGGAACAACCTGCTACTTGCCCAATATGCTATGCTGTCATTCGTCAATCGCGGAACTTGCGGCGCCATCTTGAGCTGCGGCACTTTGCCAAGCCGGGCGTGAAGAAGGAGAAGAAAA CAACCAGTGGCAAAAAGTCGAGTAGCGGATCCAGCGCTTCGGGATCGGGAGGAGCACTCAGCTCCAGCGGCAGTGTGCCACAAGTGCAGACGGTGCAATCCTTGCACACGTTGCAGGGTGTGCAGGTCAAAAAGGATCCCGAtgcccagcagcaacagcaacaacaacagcagcagcaggcaaTGGCAGTGAGTGGTTCTGCGGGCGGACAAGTGCAACAACAGCAGGTGCAGCAAGTGCAACAGCAagtccagcagcagcaacagcagctgcAACATCACCAAATCATTGACTCCTCGGGCAACATTACAACGGCAACGACGAGCGCTCAGGCGGCGGCTGCCGCTCAGCAACAGGCGGCCAgtcagcagcaacaactgGTGGCTCAATCCGCCGATGGCAGCGAGAGTGGAGCACCGCTTTCGATTGCCCAGGTGCAGACGCTGCAGGGCCATCAGATCATAGGCAATTTAAATCAGGTGAATATGACTGACttccagcaacaacaacagcagcaacagcagcaacaacagcagcagcagcaacaacagcagcagcaacagcaaacaCAACCACAACAGACGCTCTGA
- the Trl gene encoding transcription activator GAGA isoform X1, translating to MSLPMNSLYSLTWGDYGTSLVSAIQLLRCHGDLVDCTLAAGGRSFPAHKIVLCAASPFLLDLLKNTPCKHPVVMLAGVNANDLEALLEFVYRGEVSVDHAQLPSLLQAAQCLNIQGLAPQTVTKDDYTTHSIQLQHMIPQHHDQDQLIATIATAPQQTVHAQVVEDIHHQGQILQATTQTNAAGQQQTIVTTDAAKHDQAVIQAFLPARKRKPRMNKKSPTAPKISKVEGMDTIMGTPTSSHGSGSVQQVLGENGAEGQLLSSTPIIKSEGQKVETIVTMDPNNMIPVTSANAATGEITTAQGATGSSGVNTSGGSSTPKAKRAKHPPGAEKPRSRSQSEQPATCPICYAVIRQSRNLRRHLELRHFAKPGVKKEKKSKSGNDTTLDSSLELNTTAEGDNTVGSDGPGGAGSAGGQSSATSGKKSSSGSSASGSGGALSSSGSVPQVQTVQSLHTLQGVQVKKDPDAQQQQQQQQQQQAMAVSGSAGGQVQQQQVQQVQQQVQQQQQQLQHHQIIDSSGNITTATTSAQAAAAAQQQAASQQQQLVAQSADGSESGAPLSIAQVQTLQGHQIIGNLNQVNMTDFQQQQQQQQQQQQQQQQQQQQQQQTQPQQTL from the exons ATGTCGCTGCCAATGAATTCGCTGTATTCGCTCACCTGGGGCGATTACGGCACCAGCCTCGTATCGGCCATCCAATTGTTGCGCTGCCATGGCGACCTCGTCGATTGCACGCTGGCCGCCGGCGGGCGGAGTTTTCCCGCCCACAAGATAGTCCTATGCGCCGCCTCCCCCTTTCTGCTGGACTTGCTAAAG AATACACCATGCAAGCATCCAGTGGTAATGTTGGCCGGCGTAAATGCGAACGATCTGGAGGCGTTGCTGGAGTTTGTGTACCGGGGCGAGGTGAGCGTGGATCACGCCCAGCTGCCATCGCTGCTGCAGGCTGCCCAGTGCCTAAACATCCAGGGACTGGCCCCGCAGACAGTGACCAAGGACGACTACACCACCCATTCGATTCAGCTGCAACACATGATTCCGCAACATCACGACCAGGACCAACTGATAGCCACGATCGCCACGGCCCCACAGCAAACGGTTCATGCCCAGGTGGTGGAGGACATCCATCACCAGGGCCAGATCCTCCAGGCAACGACCCAGACCAACGCAGCAGGACAACAGCAAACCATTGTGACCACGGACGCGGCTAAACATGACCAGGCAGTGATTCAGGCATTCCTCCCGGCACGCAAGCGCAAACCGCGCATGAATAAAAAGTCAC CAACGGCACCGAAAATAAGCAAAGTTGAAGGAATGGACACGATTATGGGCACACCGACCTCGTCGCACGGTTCGGGATCAGTGCAACAGGTGCTCGGCGAAAATGGAGCCGAGGGCCAGCTGCTTTCATCCACGCCGATCATCAAGAGCGAAGGACAAAAGGTAGAGACAATTGTGACCATGGACCCCAACAACATGATACCGGTAACGTCGGCAAATGCGGCAACTGGCGAGATAACAACGGCACAAGGAGCAACTGGATCATCCGGCGTCAATACGAGTGGCGGTTCATCCACGCCAAAGGCTAAACGCGCTAAACATCCGCCCGGAGCAGAAA AACCCCGTTCGCGGTCGCAATCGGAACAACCTGCTACTTGCCCAATATGCTATGCTGTCATTCGTCAATCGCGGAACTTGCGGCGCCATCTTGAGCTGCGGCACTTTGCCAAGCCGGGCGTGAAGAAGGAGAAGAAAAGTAAGTCCGGTAACGATACCACCCTAGACTCCAGCTTGGAGCTGAACACGACGGCAGAGGGCGACAACACAGTGGGCAGTGATGGACCAGGCGGAGCGGGATCAGCTGGAGGACAATCATCCG CAACCAGTGGCAAAAAGTCGAGTAGCGGATCCAGCGCTTCGGGATCGGGAGGAGCACTCAGCTCCAGCGGCAGTGTGCCACAAGTGCAGACGGTGCAATCCTTGCACACGTTGCAGGGTGTGCAGGTCAAAAAGGATCCCGAtgcccagcagcaacagcaacaacaacagcagcagcaggcaaTGGCAGTGAGTGGTTCTGCGGGCGGACAAGTGCAACAACAGCAGGTGCAGCAAGTGCAACAGCAagtccagcagcagcaacagcagctgcAACATCACCAAATCATTGACTCCTCGGGCAACATTACAACGGCAACGACGAGCGCTCAGGCGGCGGCTGCCGCTCAGCAACAGGCGGCCAgtcagcagcaacaactgGTGGCTCAATCCGCCGATGGCAGCGAGAGTGGAGCACCGCTTTCGATTGCCCAGGTGCAGACGCTGCAGGGCCATCAGATCATAGGCAATTTAAATCAGGTGAATATGACTGACttccagcaacaacaacagcagcaacagcagcaacaacagcagcagcagcaacaacagcagcagcaacagcaaacaCAACCACAACAGACGCTCTGA
- the Trl gene encoding transcription activator GAGA isoform X2, with protein MSLPMNSLYSLTWGDYGTSLVSAIQLLRCHGDLVDCTLAAGGRSFPAHKIVLCAASPFLLDLLKNTPCKHPVVMLAGVNANDLEALLEFVYRGEVSVDHAQLPSLLQAAQCLNIQGLAPQTVTKDDYTTHSIQLQHMIPQHHDQDQLIATIATAPQQTVHAQVVEDIHHQGQILQATTQTNAAGQQQTIVTTDAAKHDQAVIQAFLPARKRKPRMNKKSPTAPKISKVEGMDTIMGTPTSSHGSGSVQQVLGENGAEGQLLSSTPIIKSEGQKVETIVTMDPNNMIPVTSANAATGEITTAQGATGSSGVNTSGGSSTPKAKRAKHPPGAEKPRSRSQSEQPATCPICYAVIRQSRNLRRHLELRHFAKPGVKKEKKSKSGNDTTLDSSLELNTTAEGDNTVGSDGPGGAGSAGGQSSATSGKKSSSGSSASGSGGALSSSGSVPQVQTVQSLHTLQGVQVKKDPDAQQQQQQQQQQQAMAVSGSAGGQVQQQQVQQVQQQVQQQQQQLQHHQIIDSSGNITTATTSAQAAAAAQQQAASQQQQLVAQSADGSESGAPLSIAQVQTLQGHQIIGNLNQGNNKNILVKKVFILKGGNNT; from the exons ATGTCGCTGCCAATGAATTCGCTGTATTCGCTCACCTGGGGCGATTACGGCACCAGCCTCGTATCGGCCATCCAATTGTTGCGCTGCCATGGCGACCTCGTCGATTGCACGCTGGCCGCCGGCGGGCGGAGTTTTCCCGCCCACAAGATAGTCCTATGCGCCGCCTCCCCCTTTCTGCTGGACTTGCTAAAG AATACACCATGCAAGCATCCAGTGGTAATGTTGGCCGGCGTAAATGCGAACGATCTGGAGGCGTTGCTGGAGTTTGTGTACCGGGGCGAGGTGAGCGTGGATCACGCCCAGCTGCCATCGCTGCTGCAGGCTGCCCAGTGCCTAAACATCCAGGGACTGGCCCCGCAGACAGTGACCAAGGACGACTACACCACCCATTCGATTCAGCTGCAACACATGATTCCGCAACATCACGACCAGGACCAACTGATAGCCACGATCGCCACGGCCCCACAGCAAACGGTTCATGCCCAGGTGGTGGAGGACATCCATCACCAGGGCCAGATCCTCCAGGCAACGACCCAGACCAACGCAGCAGGACAACAGCAAACCATTGTGACCACGGACGCGGCTAAACATGACCAGGCAGTGATTCAGGCATTCCTCCCGGCACGCAAGCGCAAACCGCGCATGAATAAAAAGTCAC CAACGGCACCGAAAATAAGCAAAGTTGAAGGAATGGACACGATTATGGGCACACCGACCTCGTCGCACGGTTCGGGATCAGTGCAACAGGTGCTCGGCGAAAATGGAGCCGAGGGCCAGCTGCTTTCATCCACGCCGATCATCAAGAGCGAAGGACAAAAGGTAGAGACAATTGTGACCATGGACCCCAACAACATGATACCGGTAACGTCGGCAAATGCGGCAACTGGCGAGATAACAACGGCACAAGGAGCAACTGGATCATCCGGCGTCAATACGAGTGGCGGTTCATCCACGCCAAAGGCTAAACGCGCTAAACATCCGCCCGGAGCAGAAA AACCCCGTTCGCGGTCGCAATCGGAACAACCTGCTACTTGCCCAATATGCTATGCTGTCATTCGTCAATCGCGGAACTTGCGGCGCCATCTTGAGCTGCGGCACTTTGCCAAGCCGGGCGTGAAGAAGGAGAAGAAAAGTAAGTCCGGTAACGATACCACCCTAGACTCCAGCTTGGAGCTGAACACGACGGCAGAGGGCGACAACACAGTGGGCAGTGATGGACCAGGCGGAGCGGGATCAGCTGGAGGACAATCATCCG CAACCAGTGGCAAAAAGTCGAGTAGCGGATCCAGCGCTTCGGGATCGGGAGGAGCACTCAGCTCCAGCGGCAGTGTGCCACAAGTGCAGACGGTGCAATCCTTGCACACGTTGCAGGGTGTGCAGGTCAAAAAGGATCCCGAtgcccagcagcaacagcaacaacaacagcagcagcaggcaaTGGCAGTGAGTGGTTCTGCGGGCGGACAAGTGCAACAACAGCAGGTGCAGCAAGTGCAACAGCAagtccagcagcagcaacagcagctgcAACATCACCAAATCATTGACTCCTCGGGCAACATTACAACGGCAACGACGAGCGCTCAGGCGGCGGCTGCCGCTCAGCAACAGGCGGCCAgtcagcagcaacaactgGTGGCTCAATCCGCCGATGGCAGCGAGAGTGGAGCACCGCTTTCGATTGCCCAGGTGCAGACGCTGCAGGGCCATCAGATCATAGGCAATTTAAATCAG ggcaacaacaagaacatTTTGGTAAAGAAGGTTTTCATTTTGAAAGGCGGTAATAATACGTAA
- the LOC108013134 gene encoding probable GH family 25 lysozyme 3: MSSGPGGGGGGSGQQQHQQQQQHNTSSNNGGTTAATLSSSSSNSRSNTPGTSTSSTATGTGATSTLQRRILRGHAAQTTSGERVLLINYVPQSGAGTGATATASTQSTSQLPTRKILQARASAAAAATGGGGGGAGATSSSPPSTPAVSFAGLGSEVTVTLTRTNQRASVTSVTAAGHIVRNQQSTTYHQSTNTATTASTSSGTSAIHEHMGTSTSPPPLVFTHQAHHHHSQQQQQQHEYHQDHQLVDHHQLDQEHIIIDHHQQAEDDQLIEYDDGGTIEEQHHQLQLQEDLHDPQQQQHHDVVQEVYLQ, translated from the coding sequence ATGTCCAGCGGccctggaggaggaggaggcgggAGCGGGCaacagcagcatcagcagcagcagcaacataacaccagcagcaacaatggTGGcacgacagcagcaacattgagcagcagcagcagcaacagcaggaGCAACACGCCAGGAACGTCAACATCATCGACTGCGACTGGAACAGGAGCCACGTCCACACTCCAGCGTCGTATCCTGCGCGGTCATGCGGCGCAGACAACCAGCGGCGAGCGTGTCCTGCTCATTAACTACGTGCCACAGTCGGGAGCTGGTACGGGAGCAACAGCAACCGCATCCACCCAGAGTACGTCCCAATTGCCCACCCGTAAGATACTCCAGGCCAGAGCctcggcagcagcagcagcaactggaggaggaggaggaggagcaggagctaCATCATCCTCGCCACCATCCACACCAGCTGTCTCGTTTGCCGGACTTGGCTCCGAGGTGACCGTCACCCTGACGCGCACAAATCAGCGCGCCAGCGTGACCAGTGTCACAGCCGCCGGTCATATTGTTAGAAATCAGCAATCCACCACCTATCACCAGAGCACAAACACAGCCACCACAGCATCGACATCCAGCGGCACATCGGCGATCCATGAGCACATGGGAACGTCAACGTCGCCGCCGCCACTGGTCTTTACCCATCAGGCACATCATCACCAcagccaacagcagcagcagcaacatgagTATCACCAGGATCACCAGTTGGTGGATCACCATCAGCTGGATCAAGAGCACATAATCATAGATCATCACCAGCAGGCGGAGGATGATCAGTTGATCGAGTACGATGACGGCGGAACGATTGAGGAGCAGCATCATCAGTTGCAATTGCAGGAGGACCTACACGatccccagcagcagcagcatcacgACGTTGTCCAAGAAGTGTATCTCCAGTAA